AGCATTGCAGCAAGAGTTTGGCTCATTTCATCGTGTAACTCCCTTGCAATCCTCTTCCGTTCTTCTTCTTGGGCTGAGATTATCCTACGGAGGAGTTCTCCTCGCTTCTCCTCCTTCTTCCTGAGTTCCTCATACAGGGAAAAGGTTTCTTTTGTTCTCTCATCCACCCTTCTCTCAAGTTCTCCTGTCCACGCAGCGATTTCATCCAGGGAATTCTTGAGCTTAATCCTCATTTCATCCAGGGTTTTCCCAAGTTGCCCGATTTCATCATCTCCGGATATAGAAATAGGCTCAAAGAGATTGCCAGAAGCAATTCTCCGGGCAGACATTGTTAAAGATTTAACTGGTGCAATAACGCTCTGAGCTACCCCTAGGGTTAAAATTAGAGCGACTACAAACAATACGGCGCCAAACGTAAAAAAGCGTCTTTTCATGCTTTCCACGGGAGCAAGGGCTTCACTCTCAGCCTGTCTAATATCAATTCCCCAAGGGATGTCTGAGAGAGGAGCAAAAGCCATGATCTCTTTTTTTGGCTTACCCGTTATCCCCTCCTCGTGGCAACTGTGGCATGTGCCTACGCTGGACCGCCCTGTCTTGATAAGTCCTGAAAGGAATCCGCCATGGTCGCTTTCAGTTAAGATGTTTCCCGACTTGGTAGAGGCTAAAACAAACCCGTTTCCATCTATAATTTCGATATACCCTGTCTCCCCAATCTTTACTGGCCGGATAACCCTAGGCAATGCAGCTCCGGTAGGATCAACTTCCCCTCCTACGAGACCCAAAGTTCTTCCATTCTTAACTATAGGGATCAGAGCGAATACCGCCTTTTTTGCTTGAGGCCTTATCTCAAACAAATTAGAAACGATAGGCTTCCCTGTAAGAATAGACTCTCTAACAGGGGAAAAATCCCCGAAGTTTGCTTCGGCGAGAGCAGGACGAGGCGGTTCTATCCACAAGATATGCCCTTTGCTGTCAAGCAAAAACACATTGGCGAAAATGGACCGCAATAATGCATTATGAAGAGCGGCTTTTTCCGGTCCCAGGTCTTCGTCTGCCAGATTGACGCCCTTGGAGAAAGCAACGTCTTGAAGATACATAAGATTCTGCCTGATTAAATCCTCGAGATTGCTCGCAACCGTTTGGGCAAGCACGAGCCGCTCTCGAAGCATTTGGTTGACACTGTCACGCATATTGAGAAAATCTGAGACACCGAGTATTACTAGTATGGTCAGCATACCAGAGGCACTGAGTAAGATTATTCTCCTTCGCAAGCTGGGTCTTTCAAAAAAGGATTTTAAGCCCATCTCAATGGTGAATGCTCCTTGCGATTTTAAGTAAATCCTCAACGGACCCGTTAGATATTAAAACCATCTTTCTATCCCCTTCTTTCCAACTTAGCTGGATCCACTGGTTTCCATTTTCTCCCACACCGATTTTTAGTGTGCCTTTCGCTCCACCGACCGAGATTTGAGTCTCTCCGGAATGCCTTTTAGGTTCCACAAAATCAAATCCCACACCTTTGCTTTCATCTTTATTTGAAATAATTTGGTGAATTACTAAGCTAGGGCTACCATGTACTTGTGAAAGGAATACCAGTGTTATGATAAGGGAGGGCTTTCTTACCACCTTGATTTCTTTAGGCGGCCAGATGAGATAATCTGGGAAGTATGATGGAAGAAAAATTCTTAATCCAAGTGAATATTCAGCTTCTTCTACGCTACTGTAAAATTTCTGTTCGCTTTCCTGTATATATGCGGGGACTTTTTTCAAAACGTATAGTGATATCAATACCACACACATCAAGATAGTGATAGATAACACTATTTTCGACATTTCTCTTAAAAAGTAAGTAGCTTTTCGAGTCATAGCTTTAGGCCGTTTGCCTTATTTCAAATTGTGAGAGCATTTTAACGCTCATACGACAAAGAATAGGAGCAAAATTAGCGAAAGAGCTGTTATTCCGAGTCGGATATTTGGATACGGAGGATTATAGATATTCTTTGGACGTACCATCCTTGTTACTCTGTTCTCGATTCGTACCCTGTGCGAATGACTCTCAAGATTATGAACTATTGATAAGATTCTACCTCTCAAGCCAGACTTTGATATTTGAGAAAACCTATCTGCCTTACCCATCCGAAAAATTTTTACTAAGCTTGAAGCGATAGCAAGCGGCTTCCCGGTAAACGTTGAAGCAAGATCATCGCAGAGCGTCTCTCGTTCATTTATGATTCTTCGAAACTCGATAAGGACAATCGGATTATAAAACATGACAAATCGTAAAAGAAACATTACCCAACCTGTGGCGTTATCCCTTCTCAAAATATGACCCATCTCATGGGCAAGCACCCCTTGAAGCTCTTCAAGGTCGAGAGCTTCTATGAGAGAATAGGAGATGTTGATGGAACCTTTCGTTAGCCCTTTTGCATATATTGTAGGCTCTTTCCCATTTAATAGAAAAATCCTTGGTACGGCCATGGGTAACCTTTGCTCCAAATCTCTTATGACTCCATCAAGTTTAGGGATTGTACCACTCTTATAAAGGGTCTTATCCTCCTCGCCAGCATAGTGATGAAGTAGTGTCGGAATAGCTTCTTGTACAAGAAAAATGACAGTTACAACTCCCAATAGGGCAATAGCTAAATGCCAAACCAAAATGCCATCACCCAATCTTAAAAGTAGCCATTGGTTTATATCGAAGATAGCCATGTCTTCACGAAACTCCAAGCTTCCGCGATGAGGATAGATCAATTGATACAGGGGGAAAGATAAAACCGGAATCAGTATTACAAGACTACGAAACCTGATTTGTAGAAGCGGACGCTCTTCATGCCATATTTTTAATAATACTTCAATAACAAGGGCTATGATAAAAGAATGCAATACACACTGAAACACATATTGACTAAAACTAAATTCCAAAAGATCCATTTCCCTGTTCTATCAATAGACCACCTATATACCATTTCTCCCAATGAATATCTACTGAATTTATTATACATTATCCCCTTTTTTGCCCCCGGCAAGTTTTTTGTTCTCTTCATTCTTAGTCCAAGATTTAATAAGCTCTGCGTATTCTAAAGGGTGATCTTTTTCCATTCTCTCTCGTGAAATCTTTCCAGTGAAAATACTTGGGTCGAATGGAAATACATCGGGATTAAAATGTGCTCCATACATATGCCAGATAATTATGACGAGAAAGGCAAGCAGAGCTTCATAGCCGTGGACAGTTTCCGCCGCGGGTATGATTACCCCGGGTAAGAATTTTGTAAAAAAGATTGGAAAGTAGAGGACAAAGCCTGAAACGATCATAAAAATCCCACCGATTACAAGTCCCCAATATTCAAACTTTTGCCTAAAATCATAGCGACCGAATTTAGGGTGCTCCTCGGAAAGCCCCATGTAGTATTTGAGCATTCCTACGGCATCGTTGAAATCTTTGAATGTTGGAACTATTGAAGGTCTTACCTTTCTCAAAAGAACAAATAGAGTAATGCGACCCAAATGCCAAACAACCAGTGCAGCAAACAGAATACCAAACATGCGGTGGATAAAACGAGTCATGTCAATACCCCCAAGCCTCGTTATAATCCATGCTGACCAGGAGGCTTCAAAAAATTCCTGAGGGAGCCCTGTAATTACGAGTATGATAAAAAAAATCATAACTAGAAGGTGCTCTATCCTTTGAAGGGGATTAAATCTTACAAACTTATCTGGAAGACGCGTTCCTCGCGGCATAACTTCATTTTTGGAATTTTTACCTTCTTCAAGATTTATCTCATCCCTCATTCTATTATCCATTTGAACTTTTCCTCAGCTATCTATTTGTCGCCACACGCCAGACATGAAGCAAGATATGGAGCACTAGCCCGCCGATCGTAAAAGAAATAAATATCTTATAAAAGAGCTTTATATAATACACGAGGGGAGCCTTGTCAGGGCTCGGTTCGTAGTGAGAAAGCCACGCCCCAGGAAAATTTGTAGTGGCATCCGAGTGGCATTTTTTACATGTGTGTACAAGATTCGCTTTTAGTACAGGAGAATCGGGGTCAGTTACTTTGGTAATATTGTGAACCCCGTGGCAATCAGTACAAACAGGCTTCCAGGAAGTAATATCCTCTTCTTGGCCCTTATAAAATGTAACACTTACCCCATGAAAGTCCTTAAGATAGGTTTCTAGAACCTTAGTCGAGAGCCCATATTTCTGCATGAGTGTTTCATTTGCATGACACTTCCCGCATAGCTCAGGGGTTTTTAACAGAAAGGTACGGGTTCTCGGATCGTCTATATTATGCGCATTGTGGCAATCACTACACACGGGAACGTCCGGGTTGTTTTCTTCAATTAAAGCCCTCCCGTGAATGCTTGTGCTATAAATTTCGTAGACCCCAACATGGCACTTCTTACAGGTTTGGGAAATTCTCGCTTTCGGCTTATCTGGTCTTGTTACATAATGGGCTCCATGACAATCCACGCAGACAGGAGCCCTTGTATTTCCATTTGATAGGAGACTGTAATGAATGCTCTCTAAGGTTTTTGTGTAGTTGGCAAAATGACACCGTTTACAATTCTCATAGAGAGCCAAGCTGTAGGCGCGTCTGTTTTCGAGCTCTTTTTCGGGGTGTGGATAATCTGATATGTCGCTATGACAGTCGGTACAGGCCAGTTTGTCACCATGAATCGATGAGGCGAAATTATCTGAGTTCACGTAGAGGGACATTTCCTCATTGCTCGGCAATACAATACTGAGGCTTGGATCACTATGACACCCTAGACAAAACTCTACTTCCTCTGACAACTTGGCTTCGGGCTCAGCCAGAGCAAAAATGGGAAATATCAAGACCAAATTAACATATATGACGATCTGCGTGAGCGTAGCTAAAGACATCGATGCATCTTTTGGACCCCTTTATCTTATGACCTCATATTAACTTTTATTCGCCTCTTCGCGCTTCTTTGCGATTTCCTTTTCTAGTTCGCTGAGAAGGTCGGGAGCCCTGGGTTTTTTCTCTTCTTTTAGACCCTCCTGAAACTGTTGCCTTTCGCCCCTTTCAGATCGTCTTCGCCACGTGAGGTAGGCCACCCCGGGTATCCAATGCAGAGTAGCTTCTCTCAGCAGGCTCTCCCCTAGCAACCGCAATCCCAGTAGCGCTTTGCTAGCCATGAGACCCAAAACCATCGCAAACGAGATAAACGGCAAGAAGATCACGTACATTAGCCCCATAATTGGTCCCAACACAATCATGGCTATGGGCTGTATGTTGACGTACCGTTCGTCACTTGCGCCCGGTAAAGGGTCGCTTTCATTCTCTATAGTGACAAAATCCCTTCGCTTGAGACTGAGATAAATTCCCTTCTTTACGACTTCATTACCAAAGTACCTTTTCATGATTATTACCCCCTTTTTTTGATCTCACCTTTAATATAGTAAAAGGGGGCTAGTCCTTGCAATAGGGAAAACGCCCTAATTTTAGGTGAAAAAATACCCTGTTTTTCATATTCAAATGACCTATGCTATAACGAGAGCTAATGTTTATTTTGTCCAGACCTATTTTATTTAAGGCTCATCAGATAGGTCACAACGGCTTCGAGTTCCTCATCCGTACCCTTAAAAGGCGGCTGTTTTGTATCTGGAATGATGGATTTTGGGTCCTTTAGAAATCCCTTTATCCACTGAGCATCTTTCCTGCTACCTACACCTGAAAGGTCAGGGCCAATCTTCCCTCCAACACCATCTATTTTGTGACACATGGGGCATTTCATCTCGTTGTATATCTTTTTTCCTGCCTCAACCTGAGCTCCCCCCTCCTGAGCAAAGCCACTAATCCCAAAGAATAAAACTGACACGATACCAATAGCCATATTTAAAAAGATGTTTCTATATATCATTTGGCTACCTCCTTAGTTTTATTTTGTCATTAAGTGCTTCGTTCTCCTCAACCCTACCTTCTAGCCTCTAGCCCTAGCTTAATCATCTAATTGCATACCAACC
This genomic stretch from Thermodesulfobacteriota bacterium harbors:
- a CDS encoding ATP-binding protein; its protein translation is MGLKSFFERPSLRRRIILLSASGMLTILVILGVSDFLNMRDSVNQMLRERLVLAQTVASNLEDLIRQNLMYLQDVAFSKGVNLADEDLGPEKAALHNALLRSIFANVFLLDSKGHILWIEPPRPALAEANFGDFSPVRESILTGKPIVSNLFEIRPQAKKAVFALIPIVKNGRTLGLVGGEVDPTGAALPRVIRPVKIGETGYIEIIDGNGFVLASTKSGNILTESDHGGFLSGLIKTGRSSVGTCHSCHEEGITGKPKKEIMAFAPLSDIPWGIDIRQAESEALAPVESMKRRFFTFGAVLFVVALILTLGVAQSVIAPVKSLTMSARRIASGNLFEPISISGDDEIGQLGKTLDEMRIKLKNSLDEIAAWTGELERRVDERTKETFSLYEELRKKEEKRGELLRRIISAQEEERKRIARELHDEMSQTLAAMLISLEAIREASAPKLLEVKIDNARKLALRAIDSTHRMIFDLRPAILDDLGLSAAIKWYAEERLKPLGINFRYEGNLFEKRFQTQIETVLFRVAQEAITNIAKHSQAENVIINLELEDSLITLEIEDDGNGFDLESISSTKAGSRGLGLLGMKERVLLLDGKLEVQSQPGSGTRVVVTVPLREVS
- a CDS encoding M56 family metallopeptidase, with the translated sequence MEFSFSQYVFQCVLHSFIIALVIEVLLKIWHEERPLLQIRFRSLVILIPVLSFPLYQLIYPHRGSLEFREDMAIFDINQWLLLRLGDGILVWHLAIALLGVVTVIFLVQEAIPTLLHHYAGEEDKTLYKSGTIPKLDGVIRDLEQRLPMAVPRIFLLNGKEPTIYAKGLTKGSINISYSLIEALDLEELQGVLAHEMGHILRRDNATGWVMFLLRFVMFYNPIVLIEFRRIINERETLCDDLASTFTGKPLAIASSLVKIFRMGKADRFSQISKSGLRGRILSIVHNLESHSHRVRIENRVTRMVRPKNIYNPPYPNIRLGITALSLILLLFFVV
- a CDS encoding cytochrome b/b6 domain-containing protein; this encodes MDNRMRDEINLEEGKNSKNEVMPRGTRLPDKFVRFNPLQRIEHLLVMIFFIILVITGLPQEFFEASWSAWIITRLGGIDMTRFIHRMFGILFAALVVWHLGRITLFVLLRKVRPSIVPTFKDFNDAVGMLKYYMGLSEEHPKFGRYDFRQKFEYWGLVIGGIFMIVSGFVLYFPIFFTKFLPGVIIPAAETVHGYEALLAFLVIIIWHMYGAHFNPDVFPFDPSIFTGKISRERMEKDHPLEYAELIKSWTKNEENKKLAGGKKGDNV
- a CDS encoding cytochrome c3 family protein, with protein sequence MSLATLTQIVIYVNLVLIFPIFALAEPEAKLSEEVEFCLGCHSDPSLSIVLPSNEEMSLYVNSDNFASSIHGDKLACTDCHSDISDYPHPEKELENRRAYSLALYENCKRCHFANYTKTLESIHYSLLSNGNTRAPVCVDCHGAHYVTRPDKPKARISQTCKKCHVGVYEIYSTSIHGRALIEENNPDVPVCSDCHNAHNIDDPRTRTFLLKTPELCGKCHANETLMQKYGLSTKVLETYLKDFHGVSVTFYKGQEEDITSWKPVCTDCHGVHNITKVTDPDSPVLKANLVHTCKKCHSDATTNFPGAWLSHYEPSPDKAPLVYYIKLFYKIFISFTIGGLVLHILLHVWRVATNR
- a CDS encoding cytochrome c, with the protein product MIYRNIFLNMAIGIVSVLFFGISGFAQEGGAQVEAGKKIYNEMKCPMCHKIDGVGGKIGPDLSGVGSRKDAQWIKGFLKDPKSIIPDTKQPPFKGTDEELEAVVTYLMSLK